The DNA sequence GATCATCGTATTCTTGATTGGATGGCTCATTGCCAAGCTGATCGCAAACGGGATTCAAAAAGCGTTAGAGAAGTCTGGGGTCGTCAACAAGTTGTCACCTCAAAAAGAAGGGGCGCCACAAAAGAAGAAAAAGTGGACACCTGAAAAAATCATTGGAACCGTCGTCTTTTGGGTTCTCATGGTCTTCGTTCTTATCTTGGTCTTCAACATCCTTGATCTAAACATCATTGCTGGACCACTTGCGGATACGATGAGTACATTACTCGCAGCAATTCCGAACATCTTGAAAGCAGCACTCATCCTTCTCTTGGCATACGTCATCGCGGTCGTTCTTCGCATGATCATCGTCAAAGCGGGAACGAAGTTGATGTCGAACGACAAAGTGCGTTCAAACAAGATGCTTCAAGGTCAGACAGACTTATCGTCTTACCCGAAAATCGCTGGAGAAATCGTCTTCTATCTCGTCTTGCTTTTGTTCCTACCGGGTGTCCTCGATGCCTTGAACGTTGAAAGTGTCTCTCAACCGTTCAGCCAATTGTTATCGTCATTCCTTGGATTCATTCCACGCTTGATTGCTGCGGCAGCCATCTTCTTCGTCGGCTTCCTCGTAGCGAAAATCGTCCGCGATATCGTGACGAATTTCCTTCATGCTGTTGGAACGGATAAATTTGCAGCACGCTTCAACCTTGGATCAACAGATCAAAAAGATGCGAAATCACTTTCGTCGATTCTTGGAACAGTCGTCTTCATCTTGATTCTGATTCCAATCACGATTTCAGCACTTGATCAATTGAATATTAAAGGAATCACAGGACCAGCGATCAACATGTTGAACGATGTCCTTGGTATGATTCCGAACATCATCGTCGGTGTCGTTCTGATTCTTGTTGGTCTTTATGTCGGACGCTTCATTAAGAAATTCGTTACGGATCTCTTATCACGTCTTGGCTTCAACAACCTAACACGTCACTTGAAAATCGGTTCATGGGATGCAAACCAAGCATCTACATCACCAGCTTCAATCGTTGGTGCACTCGTTGAGATCGTCATCGTCGTTCTCTTCGTCGTCGAAGCTTTCAACTTGATTGGTCTTGACTTCATGGTCGACCTCGGTCGTGCCGTCCTTGCGTTCTTACCAAGCGTCCTAACAGCGATCATCATTCTCGCAATCGGGATCATCGTCAGCAATCTCGTCAAACGTACGATGGACAGCCTGTTCGGTAACTCTGAACTGAAAGTCCTCTCAAGCGTTGCGAAGTATGCAATCCTTGCACTTGCTGTCTTCATGGCACTTGATCAACTTGGTGTTGCTGATACGATTGTCAACTCAGCCTTCATCTTGATCCTTGGGGCACTCGCTCTTGCTTTCGGTCTTGCGTTTGGTCTCGGTGGACGTGATAATGCATCGCGTTACCTCGATCGTCTTCAAAAGAAAGCAGAGAACACGGAAGTCGACACATCGAACCTTCCGAGTAAGTCAGCATCTACTTCTTCATCACCAAGCTTAAAAGATGCAGCAAAAGGTGCAGCTTCACAAGCGGCAGATGATGTGACACCAGATCGTGCACCACGTTCAGCGCGCTCTTCTTCAACAGATGAGACGACGCATGGTACACCAAAAGGTGCATTGCCAGAAAACGATTTAGCACAACAAGATGATTACCCGATCGATCCAGATGAGCATAAAGGTCCTAACCTTGATCATCCAAACGATCGTCCGTAATAACACGTACACTCTTTCCTCTCTTTCTTTTAGGGGAAAGAGTGTTTTTTGCGTTGACGCATCAAAGCATTGTCGTATTGTCACAAAAGTGGTTTGACCACTTTGTGAAAAAATACAGAAAAAAAGACTTATCGAACCTGACATCGTTTGTTATGATAAGAAAGTCAATTACCTTAATGATTTGAATATTCAGAAAAAAGAGAAAAGTTCGGAGGATGAAACATGAGTTTGCTTCGCAAGAAAGATGTCAGTGTGATGATGGACATGAAACAACATTCCAAACTGGCACGTCACTTATCAGGGTTTGACCTTATTTTACTTGGAATTGGTGCCATCATCGGTACCGGAATTTTCGTTCTGACAGGAACGGGCGCTCTTTATGCAGGACCTGCTTTACCGATCTCATTCATTATTTCCGCTAT is a window from the Exiguobacterium sp. BMC-KP genome containing:
- a CDS encoding mechanosensitive ion channel; protein product: MNNIWNGTSLNLNGILGSLGNLLGAIIVFLIGWLIAKLIANGIQKALEKSGVVNKLSPQKEGAPQKKKKWTPEKIIGTVVFWVLMVFVLILVFNILDLNIIAGPLADTMSTLLAAIPNILKAALILLLAYVIAVVLRMIIVKAGTKLMSNDKVRSNKMLQGQTDLSSYPKIAGEIVFYLVLLLFLPGVLDALNVESVSQPFSQLLSSFLGFIPRLIAAAAIFFVGFLVAKIVRDIVTNFLHAVGTDKFAARFNLGSTDQKDAKSLSSILGTVVFILILIPITISALDQLNIKGITGPAINMLNDVLGMIPNIIVGVVLILVGLYVGRFIKKFVTDLLSRLGFNNLTRHLKIGSWDANQASTSPASIVGALVEIVIVVLFVVEAFNLIGLDFMVDLGRAVLAFLPSVLTAIIILAIGIIVSNLVKRTMDSLFGNSELKVLSSVAKYAILALAVFMALDQLGVADTIVNSAFILILGALALAFGLAFGLGGRDNASRYLDRLQKKAENTEVDTSNLPSKSASTSSSPSLKDAAKGAASQAADDVTPDRAPRSARSSSTDETTHGTPKGALPENDLAQQDDYPIDPDEHKGPNLDHPNDRP